From a single Rosa rugosa chromosome 7, drRosRugo1.1, whole genome shotgun sequence genomic region:
- the LOC133719875 gene encoding F-box/FBD/LRR-repeat protein At5g22700-like: protein MVDRVSALPDDILVSLVSRLPLKEAVATSVLSRRWQNVGLSTMTLRFDAVDFSIYNNLFPYFRQPKEFKEQESWKYIDWVNRVVQQHRGKHIEEFRISFCLDSRFSSSINEWIQFAMENSVERLELDFYPEVFAGYEDYTFPHKLLGLCIPILGSCGYNIGFKSLKVLQIRHVGVTGEVLEYFLSNCPVLERLSVTSTKDLVNLRVVGWSIALKYLVIENCYILESIEIRDVNIVSFTYCGFNSRNLLISNVPLLSEVTVSKRCCPKDYIRVVLTQLSCCLSNIEILKLHIQLGAGHNENPVLPLLANLKHLELLVAANYYKALHHLNSFLKASPYLQRLSLTLQLYSERACMGIGEIEKAADCPHNHLKVVEIVGYRAHKSGVELVMHLIKNGLGLEKIVIDPVRTGRYPHGADKPHTELDEEVKARDHAKQYLEPKIPSTVEFVCL from the exons ATGGTGGACAGGGTCAGTGCATTGCCCGATGACATTCTTGTTAGTTTAGTGTCCCGCTTGCCGCTAAAGGAAGCAGTAGCTACCAgtgtcctttctaggcgatggCAGAATGTAGGACTGTCTACTATGACCCTTAGGTTTGATGCTGTTGACTTCTCAATTTACAATAATTTATTCCCCTACTTTCGCCAACCAAAAGAATTTAAAGAGCAGGAGAGCTGGAAATACATCGATTGGGTGAATCGGGTGGTGCAACAGCATAGAGGGAAACATATAGAAGAATTCAGGATTAGCTTCTGTTTAGATAGTCGCTTTTCAAGTTCCATTAATGAATGGATTCAATTTGCAATGGAAAACAGTGTTGAAAGGCTTGAGTTGGATTTTTATCCAGAAGTTTTTGCTGGATATGAAGATTATACATTTCCCCACAAACTTTTGGGCCTCTGCATTCCAATTCTGGGCTCTTGTGGATACAATATAGGCTTTAAGTCCCTCAAAGTTCTTCAGATCCGACATGTTGGTGTGACTGGAGAAGTTCTCGAGTATTTCCTGTCCAACTGTCCAGTACTCGAGAGATTATCAGTGACTTCCACAAAAGATTTGGTTAATTTAAGAGTTGTTGGTTGGTCGATTGCATTGAAGTATTTGGTGATAGAAAATTGTTATATCCTGGAAAGCATTGAAATCAGAGACGTAAACATCGTTTCATTTACTTATTGTGGATTTAATTCGAGAAACCTGCTTATCAGTAATGTACCATTGCTTTCTGAGGTAACCGTTTCGAAGCGGTGTTGTCCAAAGGATTATATAAGGGTTGTCTTGACCCAACTTTCCTGCTGTCTTTCCAACATAGAGATTCTGAAGCTGCATATCCAGCTGGGAGCG GGCCACAATGAGAATCCTGTATTGCCTCTATTAGCAAATCTGAAGCATTTGGAATTACTAGTTGCAGCAAATTATTATAAGGCACTTCATCATTTAAATAGCTTCCTGAAGGCATCTCCTTACTTGCAGAGACTCTCATTGACG TTGCAGCTGTATTCGGAGAGAGCATGCATGGGAattggagaaattgagaaagCAGCTGATTGCCCCCATAATCACCTCAAGGTAGTAGAAATAGTTGGCTATCGAGCTCATAAATCTGGTGTTGAACTTGTCATGCACTTAATAAAGAATGGTCTTGGACTGGAGAAAATTGTGATTGATCCTGTACGGACAGGGAGATACCCTCATGGAGCTGATAAGCCACATACAGAACTCGATGAAGAAGTGAAGGCAAGAGATCACGCTAAGCAATACCTTGAACCAAAAATCCCTTCAACTGTAGAATTTGTGTGCCTGTAG
- the LOC133723694 gene encoding putative lysine-specific demethylase JMJ16, which translates to MGTELMRVCIKEDNDEFPSVPPGFESFTSFSLKRVNESEKQDSENLISCCATTSTSESQSVQMETGNNVAEVAKRSQRRRPWINNRRYYNNAEDEFDYESLDQNFLLRSLLPKGVIRGCPECSTCQKVSARWHPEDGQRPDIQDAPVFRPTEEEFKDTLKYIASIRPKAEPYGICRIVPPSSWRPPCPLKEKNVWETSKFATRVQRVDKLQNRDSMRKMPKGHNHTRKKRRRCTRMGADCPAGGRGSGDDGICETERFGFEPGPEFTLGAFEKYADDFKTQYFSKNEHFTDIGGYLSEVKERWEPSVENIEGEYWRMVEKPTEEIEVLYGADLETGVFGSGFPKISGQDGFTSEGQYITSGWNLNNFPRLPGSVLSYESSDISGVLVPWLYIGMCFSSFCWHVEDHHLYSLNYMHWGAPKLWYGIPGSDACKFEEVMRKHLPDLFEEQPDLLHKLVTQLSPSILKSDGVPVYRCRQNPGEFVLTFPRAYHSGFNCGFNCAEAVNVAPVDWLPHGQVAIELYQEQGRKTSISHDKLLLGAAREAVRAHWELNLLKKNTSDNLRWKNVCGKDGILAKVLKARVEMERVRREFLCNSSQALKMESNFDATSERECSICFFDLHLSAAGCHQCSPDRYACLNHAKQFCSCAWSAKFFLFRYDIDELNILLEALEGKLSAVYRWARLDLGLALSSYIGKDNIKVGKLSYASKSTILEVSSQPQSNCFKDPPGKEISKDGPERSTGREESFLSTANSLQVCQLSQEDTSYALNSAERESGMKMTSVDNIILLSDDESDEPKTLHSDSPTAISSANQLELPNRLVASDGKVSPCNLEKAAVLNMPVTDAAVMVEKVISPLASEEKKDFSSHSYSHIMNVKDEQENDGQSRSNSPNLSSKLASAGAEHGPDTCHISEPKVAISRSDPKDSQPCHGIKPENEDRHEKIGRNADANIVDNVRTAMGNPSSSQNNLDRYYRQKGPRIAKVVRRITCIVEPLEFGVVLSGKSWCNSQAIFPKGFRSRVKYISVLDPTVRCYYVSEVLDARQAGPLFMVSLDQCPGEVFIHNSVGRCWEMVRERVNQEISRHHKLGRPNLPPLQPPGSLDGFEMFGFTSPVIVQAIEAMDRNRVCSEYWDSRPYSRPQVQIPQKAQSEESGENLNKIATGRNAHEAAGINLLTSGVDTILGGLFKKANLEELNSLYSILSDNQQTVGRGLVTRLLNEEIQTRRPT; encoded by the exons ATGGGGACAGAACTCATGAGAGTTTGCATAAAGGAAGACAATGATGAATTTCCATCGGTGCCACCGGGATTTGAGTCATTCACATCTTTCAGCTTAAAAAGGGTGAATGAAAGTGAGAAACAAGATAGTGAAAACCTAATCAGTTGCTGTGCCACTACCAGTACTTCTGAATCACAGTCTGTTCAGATGGAAACTGGTAATAATGTTGCTGAAGTTGCAAAGAGGTCTCAACGGCGGAGGCCATGGATAAACAATAGACGGTATTATAACAATGCTGAGGATGAGTTTGATTATGAGAGCCTTGATCAA AATTTTCTTTTAAGGTCGCTTCTTCCTAAAGGGGTTATACGCGGATGTCCAGAGTGTAGTACCTGCCAAAAG GTATCTGCAAGATGGCATCCAGAGGATGGTCAAAGGCCTGACATCCAGGATGCTCCAGTATTCAGACCAACTGAAGAG GAGTTCAAAGATACTTTGAAATACATAGCGAGCATACGCCCAAAAGCTGAACCATATGGTATTTGTCGCATTGTTCCTCCCTCTTCATGGAGACCTCCCTGTCCTCTCAAGGAAAAGAATGTTTGGGAGACTTCGAAGTTTGCTACTCGCGTCCAAAGAGTCGACAAACTTCAGAATCGAGATTCAATGAGAAAGATGCCAAAAGGTCATAATCATACGAGGAAGAAAAGGAGAAGATGCACACGAATGGGGGCTGATTGCCCTGCTGGAGGTAGAGGATCTGGGGATGATGGAATTTGTGAGACAGAAAGGTTTGGGTTTGAACCTGGTCCAGAGTTTACTTTAGGAGCGTTTGAAAAATATGCTGATGACTTCAAGACCCAATACTTTAGCAAGAATGAACACTTTACTGATATAGGAGGTTACTTGAGTGAAGTCAAAGAGCGCTGGGAGCCATCTGTGGAAAATATTGAGGGTGAATATTGGCGGATGGTGGAGAAACCTACGGAAGAAATTGAG GTTCTATATGGGGCTGATTTGGAAACAGGAGTTTTCGGAAGTGGTTTTCCCAAGATATCCGGTCAGGATGGTTTTACTTCAGAGGGGCAGTATATAACATCTGGCTGGAACTTGAACAACTTTCCTAGACTGCCTGGATCTGTCCTTTCTTACGAAAGCAGTGATATATCTGGTGTTCTGGTGCCATGGTTATATATAGGGATGTGCTTTTCTTCCTTTTGCTGG CATGTTGAAGATCACCACTTGTACTCTTTAAATTACATGCATTGGGGTGCTCCGAAGTTGTGGTATGGTATCCCTGGTAGTGATGCCTGTAAATTTGAAGAGGTTATGAGAAAGCACCTCCCTGACCTATTTGAAGAACAACCTGACTTGCTTCATAAGCTG GTAACACAGCTCTCCCCCTCTATACTGAAATCTGATGGGGTACCAGTGTACAGATGTCGTCAGAATCCTGGAGAGTTTGTCCTGACCTTTCCTCGAGCTTACCATTCAGGGTTCAACTGTGGTTTCAATTGTGCAGAGGCAGTTAACGTTGCTCCTGTTGATTGGTTGCCACATGGACAGGTTGCTATAGAGCTATACCAAGAGCAGGGACGAAAGACATCCATTTCCCATGATAAATTGTTGCTTGGCGCTGCAAGGGAGGCAGTAAGGGCACATTGGGAGCTCAATTTACTGAAGAAGAACACTTCTGATAACTTAAGATGGAAAAATGTCTGTGGAAAGGATGGGATCTTAGCCAAAGTTCTCAAG GCACGTGTTGAGATGGAGCGTGTGAGGAGGGAATTTCTTTGCAATTCTTCCCAGGCATTGAAGATGGAGAGCAATTTTGATGCCACGAGTGAGAGGGAATGCAGTATATGCTTTTTTGATTTGCATCTGTCAGCAGCTGGCTGTCATCAATGTTCCCCAGATAGATATGCATGCTTGAATCATGCAAAGCAATTCTGTTCGTGTGCTTGGAGCGCTAAGTTTTTCCTCTTCCGTTATGACATCGATGAATTAAACATCCTTCTCGAAGCACTGGAAGGAAAGTTGAGTGCAGTATACAGATGGGCTAGACTAGATCTTGGATTGGCCTTGAGTTCTTATATTGGCAAAGACAACATAAAAGTTGGTAAATTATCGTATGCCTCCAAGAGTACTATACTTGAAGTGAGCTCACAGCCCCAAAGCAATTGCTTTAAAGATCCACCAGGGAAAGAAATCTCTAAAGATGGTCCTGAAAGGTCAACTGGGAGAGAAGAATCATTTCTTAGCACTGCCAACTCTCTGCAGGTTTGCCAGTTGTCTCAAGAAGACACATCATATGCTTTGAACTCGGCTGAAAGGGAATCTGGGATGAAGATGACTTCAGTTGACAATATTATACTTCTTAGTGATGATGAAAGTGATGAGCCAAAGACGCTACATTCAGACAGCCCTACAGCGATATCTTCTGCTAACCAGTTAGAACTTCCCAATAGATTGGTGGCTTCTGATGGAAAAGTGAGCCCTTGTAATCTTGAGAAAGCTGCAGTCTTAAATATGCCCGTGACTGACGCAGCTGTGATGGTTGAAAAAGTTATTAGTCCGTTGGCTAGTGAAGAAAAAAAGGATTTTTCATCCCATTCTTATTCTCATATTATGAATGTGAAAGATGAACAGGAGAATGATGGACAATCACGATCCAATTCACCTAACCTTTCTTCCAAATTAGCTTCTGCTGGGGCAGAACATGGACCAGACACTTGCCATATTAGTGAACCCAAGGTTGCTATTTCCAGGAGTGACCCGAAAGATTCACAGCCATGTCACGGTATAAAACCTGAGAACGAGGATAGACATGAAAAGATAGGAAGAAATGCCGATGCAAATATAGTGGATAATGTAAGAACTGCAATGGGAAACCCATCATCCAGCCAAAACAATTTGGACAGATATTATCGCCAGAAGGGTCCCCGTATAGCAAAGGTAGTGCGGAGGATCACCTGCATTGTTGAGCCTCTAGAATTTGGAGTCGTGCTCTCTGGAAAGTCATGGTGTAACAGCCAGGCCATTTTTCCGAAAG GATTTAGGAGCCGGGTTAAGTACATTAGTGTTCTCGATCCTACTGTGAGGTGTTATTACGTCTCAGAAGTACTTGATGCAAGACAGGCCGGACCTCTTTTCATG GTTTCTTTGGATCAGTGTCCAGGTGAGGTTTTCATCCATAATTCAGTTGGTAGATGCTGGGAaatggtgagagagagagtcaatCAAGAAATCTCGAGGCACCATAAGTTGGGAAGACCAAACCTTCCTCCTTTGCAGCCACCTGGGAGTCTTGATGGCTTTGAAATGTTTGGTTTTACTTCACCAGTTATTGTACAG GCGATAGAGGCAATGGATAGGAATCGCGTTTGCTCCGAGTACTGGGATTCTCGTCCCTACTCCCGACCTCAAGTGCAGATACCACAAAAAGCTCAATCTGAAGAAAGTGGTGAAAACTTGAATAAGATAGCGACGGGAAGGAATGCTCATGAGGCCGCCGGCATTAATCTCTTGACTAGTGGGGTTGATACAATACTCGGAGGCCTGTTCAAGAAGGCTAACCTAGAAGAATTAAACTCACTGTACAGCATCTTAAGTGACAATCAGCAGACCGTCGGGCGAGGCCTAGTGACACGACTTCTTAATGAAGAGATTCAAACTCGTCGTCCAACATGA
- the LOC133723704 gene encoding putative F-box/FBD/LRR-repeat protein At5g22670 yields MVDRVSALPDDILVSLVSRLPLKEAVATSVLCRRWQNVGLSTMTLRFDAVDFSIDNHLRHYFRQPKEFKEQESWKYISWVNHVVQQHRGEHIEEFRISFCLDSRFSSSINEWIQFAMQNSVEMLELDFYPQVFIRFEDYTFPHKLLGFKSLKVLQIRHVGVTGEILEYFLANCPLLERLSVDSTEHLVNLRVVGSSIALKYLVIRDCDNLESIEIRDVNIVSFIYCGYHSTNLLISNVPLLSEVTVSKEYCQKDFVRVVFTQLSCCLSNIVILKLHIQGAAYNEHPALPLLANLKHLELLVAANYYRALHHLNNFLKASPYLQRLVLKLQLYLGGPACMELGEIEKAADCPHNHLKVVEIVGYRAHTSGVEHVMHLIKNALALEKIVIDPVRTWQYPHGVDRPDTDLDKEVKARDHAKQYLEAKIPSTVEFVCL; encoded by the exons ATGGTGGACAGGGTCAGTGCATTGCCCGATGACATTCTTGTTAGTTTAGTGTCCCGCTTGCCGCTAAAGGAAGCAGTAGCTACCAGTGTCCTTTGTAGGCGATGGCAGAACGTGGGACTGTCTACTATGACCCTTAGGTTTGATGCTGTTGACTTCTCAATTGACAATCATTTACGCCACTACTTTCGCCAACCAAAAGAATTTAAAGAGCAGGAGAGCTGGAAATACATCAGTTGGGTGAATCATGTGGTGCAACAGCACAGAGGCGAACATATAGAAGAATTCAGGATTAGCTTCTGCTTAGATAGTCGCTTTTCAAGTTCCATTAATGAATGGATTCAATTTGCAATGCAAAACAGTGTTGAAATGCTTGAATTGGATTTTTATCCACAAGTTTTTATTAGATTTGAAGATTATACATTTCCCCACAAACTTTTGGGTTTCAAGTCCCTCAAAGTTCTTCAGATCCGACATGTTGGTGTGACTGGAGAAATTCTCGAGTATTTCCTGGCCAACTGCCCATTACTCGAGAGGTTATCAGTGGATTCCACAGAACATTTGGTTAATTTAAGAGTTGTTGGCTCGTCAATTGCGTTGAAGTATTTGGTGATACGAGATTGTGATAACCTGGAAAGCATTGAAATCAGAGACGTAAACATCGTTTCATTTATTTACTGTGGATATCATTCAACAAACCTGCTTATCAGTAACGTACCATTGCTTTCTGAGGTAACCGTTTCTAAGGAGTATTGTCAAAAGGATTTTGTAAGGGTTGTCTTCACCCAACTTTCCTGCTGTCTTTCCAACATAGTGATTCTGAAGCTGCATATCCAGGGAGCG GCCTACAATGAGCATCCTGCATTGCCTCTATTAGCCAATCTGAAGCATTTGGAATTACTAGTTGCAGCAAATTATTATAGGGCACTTCATCATTTAAATAACTTCCTGAAGGCATCTCCTTACTTGCAGAGACTCGTATTGAAG TTGCAGCTGTATCTGGGGGGTCCAGCATGCATGGAActtggagaaattgagaaagCAGCTGATTGCCCCCATAATCACCTCAAGGTAGTAGAAATAGTTGGCTATCGAGCTCATACATCTGGTGTTGAACATGTCATGCACTTAATAAAGAATGCCCTTGCACTGGAGAAAATTGTGATTGATCCTGTACGGACATGGCAATATCCTCATGGAGTTGATAGGCCAGATACAGACCTCGATAAAGAAGTCAAGGCTAGAGACCATGCTAAGCAATACCTTGAAGCAAAAATCCCTTCAACTGTAGAATTTGTGTGCCTGTAG
- the LOC133721943 gene encoding uncharacterized protein LOC133721943 isoform X1 yields MATPPSSTAPPSASSQFTYSNASSSSSSYFPMPFHLQQPQYPAPYTAPPAPAVVYPAPAPAPVYSLPQQYQQAQQLFQRDAQTITPEALESVKAALANSEIEHKAEAKKKAIPRKAAGQAWEDPTLAEWPENDYRLFCGDLGNEVNDDVLSKAFSRFPSFNMARVVRDKRTGKTKGFGFVSFANPSDLAGALKEMNGKYVGNRPIKLRKSNWRERIDYDALEKQKNFSHKKPKLSKKSILHK; encoded by the exons ATGGCCACTCCACCGTCTTCTACAGCTCCGCCGTCCGCCTCCTCCCAATTCACCTACTCCAAcgcctcatcctcctcctcctcctacttCCCAATGCCCTTTCACCTCCAGCAACCCCAATACCCCGCGCCTTACACCGCCCCACCAGCCCCCGCCGTCGTCTACCCCGCGCCCGCTCCCGCTCCCGTCTACTCTCTCCCCCAGCAGTATCAACAG GCTCAGCAGCTATTTCAAAGGGACGCGCAGACGATCACGCCTGAAGCTCTCGAGAGTGTGAAGGCTGCCCTTGCAAATAGTGAAATTGAGCACAAAGCTGAAGCTAAGAAGAAGGCGATTCCTCGTAAAGCTGCCGGGCAGGCTTGGGAGGACCCAACCCTCGCAGAATGGCCTGAAA ATGATTATCGCCTATTTTGTGGTGATCTTGGTAATGAGGTGAACGATGATGTTCTTTCAAAAGCATTTTCTCGATTTCCTTCCTTTAACATGGCCAGA GTTGTCAGAGACAAGAGGACTGGCAAAACTaagggatttggatttgttagcTTTGCTAACCCTTCAGACCTGGCTGGAGCACTCAAGGAAATGAATG GCAAGTATGTGGGGAATCGGCCTATTAAACTGCGCAAAAGTAACTGGAGGGAGAGGATAGATTATGATGCATTAGAGAAACAAAAG AACTTCTCGCATAAGAAGCCGAAGCTTTCAAAGAAGAGTATATTACACAAATGA
- the LOC133721943 gene encoding uncharacterized protein LOC133721943 isoform X2 translates to MATPPSSTAPPSASSQFTYSNASSSSSSYFPMPFHLQQPQYPAPYTAPPAPAVVYPAPAPAPVYSLPQQYQQAQQLFQRDAQTITPEALESVKAALANSEIEHKAEAKKKAIPRKAAGQAWEDPTLAEWPENDYRLFCGDLGNEVNDDVLSKAFSRFPSFNMARIFI, encoded by the exons ATGGCCACTCCACCGTCTTCTACAGCTCCGCCGTCCGCCTCCTCCCAATTCACCTACTCCAAcgcctcatcctcctcctcctcctacttCCCAATGCCCTTTCACCTCCAGCAACCCCAATACCCCGCGCCTTACACCGCCCCACCAGCCCCCGCCGTCGTCTACCCCGCGCCCGCTCCCGCTCCCGTCTACTCTCTCCCCCAGCAGTATCAACAG GCTCAGCAGCTATTTCAAAGGGACGCGCAGACGATCACGCCTGAAGCTCTCGAGAGTGTGAAGGCTGCCCTTGCAAATAGTGAAATTGAGCACAAAGCTGAAGCTAAGAAGAAGGCGATTCCTCGTAAAGCTGCCGGGCAGGCTTGGGAGGACCCAACCCTCGCAGAATGGCCTGAAA ATGATTATCGCCTATTTTGTGGTGATCTTGGTAATGAGGTGAACGATGATGTTCTTTCAAAAGCATTTTCTCGATTTCCTTCCTTTAACATGGCCAGA ATCTTTATTTGA
- the LOC133720870 gene encoding F-box/LRR-repeat protein At3g03360-like codes for MVDRVSASPDDILVSLVSRLPLKEAVATSVLSRRWQNVGLSTMTLRFDAVDFSIDNNKRHYFNQPKEFKEQESWKYINWVNHVVQQHRGKHIEEFRISFCLDSRFSSSINEWIQFAMENSVERLELDFYPEVFAKHEDHTFPHKLLGLCIPNLGSCAYNIGFKSLKVLQLRHVGVTGEVLEYFLSNCPILESLSVASTKHLVNLRVVGSSIALKYLVVRDCDNLESIEIRDAHNENPVLPLLANLKHLELLVVANYYEALHHINSFLKASPYLQRLVLKLQLYQESPACMGIGEIEKAADCPHNHLKEVEIVGYRAQYGVEHVMHLIKNAPALEKIVIEPARTWRYPHGVDKPDTVLNKEVEARDHAKQYLEPKIPLTVEFACL; via the exons ATGGTGGACAGGGTCAGTGCATCGCCCGATGACATTCTTGTTAGTTTAGTGTCCCGCTTGCCGCTAAAGGAAGCAGTAGCTACCAgtgtcctttctaggcgatggCAGAATGTGGGACTGTCTACTATGACCCTTAGGTTTGATGCTGTTGACTTCTCAATTGACAATAATAAACGCCACTACTTTAACCAACCAAAAGAATTTAAAGAGCAGGAGAGCTGGAAATACATCAATTGGGTGAATCATGTGGTCCAACAGCATAGAGGGAAACATATAGAAGAATTCAGGATTAGCTTCTGTTTAGATAGTCGCTTTTCAAGTTCCATTAATGAATGGATTCAATTTGCAATGGAAAACAGTGTTGAAAGGCTTGAATTGGATTTTTATCCAGAAGTTTTTGCTAAACATGAAGATCATACATTTCCCCACAAACTTTTGGGGCTCTGCATTCCAAATCTGGGCTCTTGTGCATACAATATCGGTTTCAAGTCCCTCAAAGTACTTCAGCTCCGACATGTTGGTGTGACTGGAGAAGTTCTCGAGTATTTCCTGTCCAACTGTCCAATACTCGAGAGCTTATCAGTGGCTTCCACAAAACATTTGGTTAATTTAAGAGTTGTTGGTTCGTCAATTGCGTTGAAGTATTTGGTGGTACGAGATTGTGATAACCTGGAAAGCATTGAAATCAGAGAC GCCCACAATGAGAATCCCGTATTGCCTCTATTAGCAAATCTGAAGCATTTGGAATTACTAGTTGTAGCAAATTATTATGAGGCACTTCATCATATAAATAGCTTCCTGAAGGCATCTCCTTACTTGCAGAGACTCGTATTAAAG TTGCAGCTGTATCAGGAGAGTCCAGCATGCATGGGAattggagaaattgagaaagCAGCTGATTGCCCCCATAATCACCTCAAGGAAGTAGAAATAGTTGGCTATCGAGCTCAATATGGTGTTGAACATGTCATGCACTTGATAAAGAATGCTCCTGCACTGGAGAAAATTGTCATTGAGCCTGCAAGGACATGGAGATATCCTCATGGAGTTGATAAGCCAGATACGGTACTCAATAAAGAAGTCGAAGCAAGAGATCATGCTAAGCAATACCTTGAACCAAAAATCCCTTTAACTGTAGAATTTGCGTGCCTGTAG